tgcagagacaggattgctatgttgcccaggctggtctcaaacctctgggttcaaacaatccccctgccttagcctcccaaaatgctgagattacaggaatgagtcactgcacccagcccaggacTACTTGTTCTCATATTCCTCCTCATACCTAGTTTAGTGTCTGGCATGTAGATGCTCAGTGAATGATTGATTTGGGTAGTTTTGGTTCTTTATTATACGGACCTTCAGGTTAGCCCCAACGCACTGGCATGGAGCTAGTTACCTGAGCAGGTCTTCACAAAGGTCTGAGGTTAGTAGCAGGTGATAAAAGGGGTTGTGGAGTCTGGACTCCTAACTTAAGTGGTGGAGATgctaaaagagaaacaaaggcagCAGAGTTGCTGAGGGTAGGGACTATGGCATTTATTAACCCTGTGTTTCCCCCCTCACTGGTCACTGCTCTTGACTCGTAGAACAACAGGTACAGAACTGCAAGGGATCATCCCCAGCTCTGTGATCACCAGATCCACAAGCTCTGGGGGAGTCACATCATAGACTAGATTCAACAACCGTAGGGACGCGTGGTTCTGCCAGTTAGCCAGTGCGACATGTTCTCCCCGTTTACACTGCAGATCATCAGGGTCATCTGCAATGGAAGGTGTACCCATTACGTTCTTTCAGAAAAGAAGTTCTAGTTTATctgcccctctctctccctctcaagTCTTCATAGCTAGCTGGAGGCTTCTCTTTTGCCCTACTTACCTAGCTCATTAGAGACAAAGGCATCGGTCTGCACACGCTCACAGAACTTGTATGTTTCACAGCAAACCAGCACTGGTACATTATGGGCTCGAGCCACCAGGGCTAACTGTGCTGTCCCTACCCGTGACATCACAGACCCGTTGGCCAAGAGTGCATGAGCTCCTAATAGCACCTTGGAAACCTGTTTGTTTCacaggagaaggggaagagaaaaaatGTCATTGTTGTATCAATGCAAAATAAAGTCCCCTACTTACAGGATAGCAACATTAAGACAAGTAATAAATCtcaatatggccgggcgcggtggctcaagcctgtaatcccagcactttgggaggccgagacgggtggatcatgaggtcaggagatcgagaccatcctggctaacatggtgaaaccccgtctctactgaaaaaatacaaaaaactagctgggtgaggtggcgggcgcctgtagtcccggctactcgggaggctgaggcgggagaatggcataaacccgggaggtggagtttgcagtgagccgagatcgcaccactgcactccagcctgggcgacagagcgagatgccatctcaaaaaagaaaaaaaaactcaacacctgtgaaaagaagggaaggaaacaaaaacaaagagacaagtaataaatctttttgttttctgagaccaagtttcacttttgtagcccaggctggagtgcagtggatctcagctcaccacaacctccgcctcctgggttcaagtgattctgctgcctcagcctccacagtagctgggattacaggcatgcaccaccacttccagctgattttttgttttttttagtagagacggggtttctccacattggtcaggctggtctcaaactcccagcctcagctgattttcctgcctcagactcccaaagagataggattacaggcgtgacccactgggCCTGGCAagtaataaatctttttttttttttttttttttttttgagacggagtctcgctctgtcacccaggctggagtgcagtggccagatctcagctcactgcaagctccgccccccgggttcacgccattctcctgcctcagcctcccgagtagctgggactacaggcgccgccacctcgcccggctagttttttgtatttttagtagagacggggtttcaccgtgtcagccaggatggtctcgatctcctgacctcgtgatccgcccgtcttggcctcccaaagtgctgggattacaggcttgagccaccgcgcccggcctggcaagTAATAAATCTTAATGATGGCTTTTCTTCTGTGAAAACATCTTAATGATGGCTCTTCCTCTGTGAAAACACCTGACCACTGACCCACCAAATCTCCCACAGGAAAACTAAACTTTGAAGTTACTTTTGTCTTGTTCTCTCTTCCTGGTTGCTAGTTTCATGTAATGTTTTTGCAATAGCTAAACTGCTGTAACATACTGTCAGTGTTTTTCCAATTAAATATAAACAGAgctatgtaattttttttgtcttgacacagggtttcactctgtcgcccaggctggagtgcagtggtgcaatcacagctcactgcagcctcaacctcctgggctcaagcaatcctcccatctcagcatgcagctggaactacatgcgcatgcaccatgcccagctaattttgtatgtttgtgtgtgtatgtgtgtgtggagacagggtctcattatgttgagcagactggtcttgaactcctgggctcaagtgatcctcctgcgttggacccccaaagtgctgagattgcaggcgtgagccatggcgccaaGCCAGGACTATATAATtctaatacttttaaataattgtggctgggcacagtggctcatgcctataatcccagtactttgggaggccgagacaggggaactgcttgagcccaggagttccagcctgggcaacatagcaatatccCATCcccacaagaaaaataaaaactagctgggcgtggtggtgcacaccagtagtcccagctactcagaggtggaggtgggaagatcacctgagcccaggaggtcaagactgcagtgagctgtgctcacgccactgtactccatccttatctcaaaacaaaaacaaaactaactttGAGAAGGTGAGATTATGTCTGTACTACTACACCTTTTTACCTCCAACTTTGGAGTCCTTTTCCTCTGTACTCACCTCTGGGAGCACATAGGAGGCTGCAGGAATCAGCAGGTAGGAGGCTGGGACACCAGCACGGACTAGAGAATGTAGCGTGTGCCTTCCTTCCAGCCATGGCCGGCTGTCCACCACTACCACCCGAAATCGCCGGCCCTCTGTCCAAGCCTCCTGAAGAATTCGTGATACCAGAGATGAGCTAGAGTGAATGAAGAGGAGGATTCATTTATAAACGTCAGTAACTGATGACTAACTTATTCCCAACTTATTCCCAAAGGCAAATGGGTAGTCCCTTCTTCAGATCATTCCAACTCCCCAATTTGCTCAGTCACAGGGTCTGGATCATACCATCCATATACCAGGATCACATCTCCATTACTGATCTTC
This region of Rhinopithecus roxellana isolate Shanxi Qingling chromosome 17, ASM756505v1, whole genome shotgun sequence genomic DNA includes:
- the EIF2B4 gene encoding translation initiation factor eIF-2B subunit delta isoform X5, yielding MVRLGLQYSQGLVSGSNARCIALLRALQQVIRDYTTPPNEELSRDLVNKLKPYMSFLTQCRPLSASMHNAIKFLNKEITSVGSSKREEEAKSELQAAIDRYVQEKIVLAAQAISRFAYQKISNGDVILVYGCSSLVSRILQEAWTEGRRFRVVVVDSRPWLEGRHTLHSLVRAGVPASYLLIPAASYVLPEVSKVLLGAHALLANGSVMSRVGTAQLALVARAHNVPVLVCCETYKFCERVQTDAFVSNELDDPDDLQCKRGEHVALANWQNHASLRLLNLVYDVTPPELVDLVITELGMIPCSSVPVVLRVKSSDQ